The following proteins are encoded in a genomic region of Zea mays cultivar B73 chromosome 9, Zm-B73-REFERENCE-NAM-5.0, whole genome shotgun sequence:
- the LOC100192820 gene encoding Elongator complex protein 4, producing MSAAGGRTLGRSSFSRATSKLVASSSGSAGVKIGPNGASFVSSGIPDLDRILGGGFLLGSVVMIMEDTDAPHHLLLLRCFMSQGVVHKQPLLFSGAMKEPVLFLGTLPAPVSSSKEDGRHRAMGPAASSDGRANDEGLRIAWQYKKYFGDDKTSRAEHKDNKQEFSNDFDLRKPLERHLLNGQNIECVSTQDADTLSSLQDCCSAFVSKLPRKDGGSSTAGRIAIQSLCAPQCRYFEKDWDMVSFIRSLKAMVRSSNSVAVVTFPSTVLSNSFCKRWQHLADTLLSIKAIPDEDKDLAKLLTGYQDMVGFLHVHKVAQPNSQVPVILEASTLSLKLRKRRSLVLERLNQAPVDGSSGPSSAASSSCSSQGSQLDF from the exons ATGTCCGCCGCCGGTGGCCGAACCCTTGGCCGGAGCAGCTTCTCCCGCGCCACATCTAAACTGGTGGCGTCCTCATCCGGCTCTGCTGGCGTTAAGATTGGCCCGAACGGTGCTTCTTTCGTCTCCTCGGGCATTCCCGACCTCGACA GGATTTTGGGTGGTGGATTCCTTCTTGGCTCAGTTGTAATGATCATGGAGGACACTGATGCGCCACACCACCTCTTGCTTCTTCGGTGCTTCATGTCTCAGGGTGTTGTGCACAAACAACCCCTGCTCTTTTCAGGAGCTATGAAAGAGCCTGTGTTGTTCCTTGGTACACTACCTGCTCCAGTTTCATCTTCAAAGGAGGATGGACGACACAGAGCAATGGGTCCTGCAGCAAGTAGTGATGGACGAGCAAAT GATGAGGGTTTGAGGATAGCTTGGCAGTACAAGAAATACTTTGGGGATGACAAGACTTCGCGAGCTGAACATAAAG ACAATAAACAGGAATTCAGCAATGATTTTGATTTGAGGAAGCCCTTGGAAAGGCATTTACTTAATGGACAGAATATTGAATGTGTAAGCACTCAAGATGCTGACACACTCAGCAGCCTCCAGGATTGTTGTTCTGCTTTCGTATCCAAGCTTCCAAG AAAAGATGGTGGGAGTTCAACTGCTGGGAGAATTGCTATACAATCACTCTGTGCACCGCAGTGCAGATACTTTGAAAAG GACTGGGACATGGTCTCATTTATCAGATCACTGAAGGCCATGGTGCGCTCATCTAACTCTGTTGCTGTTGTAACATTTCCGAGTACAGTTCTGTCAAATTCGTTCTGTAAGAGATGGCAGCACCTGGCGGATACACTGCTGTCCATCAAAGCAATTCCAG ATGAGGACAAAGACTTGGCAAAACTCCTCACAGGATATCAAGATATGGTTGGTTTTTTGCATGTCCACAAGGTGGCACAACCTAACAGTCAG GTCCCTGTGATCTTAGAGGCATCCACGCTCTCTCTAAAGCTGCGAAAGAGGAGGTCCCTGGTCTTAGAACGGTTGAATCAGGCTCCAGTCGATGGGTCAAGTGGGCCTTCGTCTGCTGCATCAAGCAGTTGCTCATCGCAAGGTTCACAGCTTGATTTCTAA
- the LOC100285626 gene encoding protein kinase domain containing protein (The RefSeq protein has 1 substitution compared to this genomic sequence), with translation MASSDSNPTDAFEYMLLEKDPDLYRTVFSGPSQTSPWIDPSVLKLKHRIGRGPFGDVWIATHHQRTEDFDQYHEVAVKMLHPIKEDQLQIFSARFHEIFSKCQGLGNVCFLHGISTQNGRICIAMKFYEGSIGNKMARLKGGKLPLSEVLRYGADLARGVLGLHTRGILILNMKPCNFLIDENDCAVLGDFGIPSLLFGLSLPNPDLIQRLGTPNYMAPEQWQPNIRGPISYETDSWGFACSVLEMLTGIQPWRGKSADEIYQLVVLKKEKPIFPCSLPPDIENVLSGCFEYDFRNRPLMKDILHAFESAKGADHDNIGWGNSENAMVDRITMPNRINWLHFKDKLQVGDKVRSRKLKNSCGPETMEIPDGTIVGIEDDGERDAYVLVRVHALHNPLKVRFSTVERVTYGFAAGDWVRLREEDKKRSQVGILHSIDRDGAVAVGLIGVDTPWKGNYSDLQMAEAYCVGQFVRLKASISSPRFEWQRKRGGLASTGRISQIHPNGLLVVKFPGKFNLGEVCSCLADPSEVEVVSFDKCEGIVKKYEHLEDFHWAVRPLFVAIGFLTAIKLGVFVGKSISRPRSRKVASISDQSGDYQQQHQQQVVQQSANAAWLPPPVANMFFGDSVGTSG, from the exons ATGGCAAGCTCCGACTCAAATCCCACCGATGCATTCGAGTACATGCTGCTTGAGAAGGATCCTGATCTCTACCGGACGGTTTTCTCTGGTCCGAGCCAGACAAGCCCATGGATTAACCCGAGTGTGTTAAAGCTGAAGCACCGGATAGGGAGAGGTCCATTTGGGGATGTATGGATAGCAACTCACCACCAAAGGACAGAGGATTTCGATCAGTACCATGAGGTTGCGGTGAAGATGCTGCATCCAATTAAAGAGGACCAGCTGCAGATCTTCTCAGCGAGGTTCCATGAGATCTTCAGCAAATGTCAGGGTCTGGGCAACGTTTGTTTCTTGCATGGCATCTCTACACAGAATGGGAGG ATTTGTATAGCTATGAAGTTCTATGAAGGATCCATCGGGAACAAGATGGCTCGGCTTAAAGGTGGAAAGCTCCCTTTGTCAGAAGTTCTAAG ATATGGGGCTGATTTGGCACGCGGTGTACTAGGCCTACACACCAGGGGGATATTGATCCTAAATATGAAACCTTGCAATTTTCTCATAGACGAAAATGATTGTGCTGTGCTGGGGGATTTTGGGATTCCATCCCTGCTGTTTGGCCTTTCATTACCTAATCCGGACCTTATCCAGAGGCTTGGAACTCCAAATTACATGGCTCCTGAACAATGGCAACCAAACATCAGAGGTCCGATTAGTTATGAAACTGATTCGTGGGGTTTTGCGTGCAGCGTCCTTGAGATGTTGACTGGCATTCAGCCATGGCGTGGAAAGTCAGCAGATGAGATATATCAGTTGGTTGTCTTGAAGAAAGAAAAGCCAATATTCCCGTGCAGTCTACCTCCAGACATTGAAAATGTGCTTTCTGGATGTTTTGAATATGACTTTAGAAACCGTCCCTTGATGAAAGACATTTTGCATGCATTTGAGAG TGCTAAAGGTGCAGATCATGACAACATTGGTTGGGGCAATTCTGAAAATGCTATGGTAGACAGGATAACCATGCCAAATCGCATCAATTGGTTACACTTTAAGGACAAGCTTCAAGTGGGCGACAAGGTCCGTTCAAGAAAGCTTAAAAACTCTTGCGGTCCTGAAACTATGGAAATCCCTGATGGAACCATAGTTGGCATTGAGGACGATGGCGAGCGTGACGCTTACGTTCTTGTACGAGTCCACGCGCTACACAACCCTTTAAAGGTTCGCTTTTCAACGGTGGAGAGGGTAACATATGGTTTTGCTGCTGGAGACTGGGTGCGGCTGAGGGAGGAGGACAAGAAGCGCTCTCAGGTTGGCATTCTTCACAGCATCGACCGTGACGGTGCAGTGGCAGTTGGTCTGATAGGAGTGGATACCCCTTGGAAGGGCAATTATTCAGACCTCCAGATGGCTGAAGCCTACTGTGTCGGACAGTTTGTGCGCCTGAAGGCCAGCATTTCAAGCCCAAGGTTCGAATGGCAGCGAAAGCGGGGTGGATTAGCTTCTACTGGCCGAATTTCACAGATACATCCGAACGGGTTGCTCGTCGTGAAATTTCCTGGCAAGTTTAACCTTGGCGAAGTGTGCAGTTGCCTGGCAGACCCCTCCGAGGTGGAGGTGGTGAGCTTTGACAAATGCGAGGGGATTGTGAAGAAGTACGAGCATCTCGAGGACTTCCATTGGGCAGTGAGGCCCCTGTTCGTTGCTATTGGTTTCCTCACGGCGATCAAGCTGGGTGTTTTTGTTGGCAAGAGCATTTCGAGGCCGAGGAGCCGGAAGGTTGCCAGCATCTCTGATCAGAGTGGAGATTAccagcagcagcaccagcagcAGGTAGTCCAACAAAGTGCTAATGCGGCGTGGCTTCCTCCACCAGTTGCAAACATGTTCTTCGGAGATAGTGTTGGGACTTCTGGATAA
- the LOC100285626 gene encoding protein kinase domain containing protein isoform X1 translates to MASSDSNPTDAFEYMLLEKDPDLYRTVFSGPSQTSPWINPSVLKLKHRIGRGPFGDVWIATHHQRTEDFDQYHEVAVKMLHPIKEDQLQIFSARFHEIFSKCQGLGNVCFLHGISTQNGRICIAMKFYEGSIGNKMARLKGGKLPLSEVLSVLEMLTGIQPWRGKSADEIYQLVVLKKEKPIFPCSLPPDIENVLSGCFEYDFRNRPLMKDILHAFESAKGADHDNIGWGNSENAMVDRITMPNRINWLHFKDKLQVGDKVRSRKLKNSCGPETMEIPDGTIVGIEDDGERDAYVLVRVHALHNPLKVRFSTVERVTYGFAAGDWVRLREEDKKRSQVGILHSIDRDGAVAVGLIGVDTPWKGNYSDLQMAEAYCVGQFVRLKASISSPRFEWQRKRGGLASTGRISQIHPNGLLVVKFPGKFNLGEVCSCLADPSEVEVVSFDKCEGIVKKYEHLEDFHWAVRPLFVAIGFLTAIKLGVFVGKSISRPRSRKVASISDQSGDYQQQHQQQVVQQSANAAWLPPPVANMFFGDSVGTSG, encoded by the exons ATGGCAAGCTCCGACTCAAATCCCACCGATGCATTCGAGTACATGCTGCTTGAGAAGGATCCTGATCTCTACCGGACGGTTTTCTCTGGTCCGAGCCAGACAAGCCCATGGATTAACCCGAGTGTGTTAAAGCTGAAGCACCGGATAGGGAGAGGTCCATTTGGGGATGTATGGATAGCAACTCACCACCAAAGGACAGAGGATTTCGATCAGTACCATGAGGTTGCGGTGAAGATGCTGCATCCAATTAAAGAGGACCAGCTGCAGATCTTCTCAGCGAGGTTCCATGAGATCTTCAGCAAATGTCAGGGTCTGGGCAACGTTTGTTTCTTGCATGGCATCTCTACACAGAATGGGAGG ATTTGTATAGCTATGAAGTTCTATGAAGGATCCATCGGGAACAAGATGGCTCGGCTTAAAGGTGGAAAGCTCCCTTTGTCAGAAGTTCTAAG CGTCCTTGAGATGTTGACTGGCATTCAGCCATGGCGTGGAAAGTCAGCAGATGAGATATATCAGTTGGTTGTCTTGAAGAAAGAAAAGCCAATATTCCCGTGCAGTCTACCTCCAGACATTGAAAATGTGCTTTCTGGATGTTTTGAATATGACTTTAGAAACCGTCCCTTGATGAAAGACATTTTGCATGCATTTGAGAG TGCTAAAGGTGCAGATCATGACAACATTGGTTGGGGCAATTCTGAAAATGCTATGGTAGACAGGATAACCATGCCAAATCGCATCAATTGGTTACACTTTAAGGACAAGCTTCAAGTGGGCGACAAGGTCCGTTCAAGAAAGCTTAAAAACTCTTGCGGTCCTGAAACTATGGAAATCCCTGATGGAACCATAGTTGGCATTGAGGACGATGGCGAGCGTGACGCTTACGTTCTTGTACGAGTCCACGCGCTACACAACCCTTTAAAGGTTCGCTTTTCAACGGTGGAGAGGGTAACATATGGTTTTGCTGCTGGAGACTGGGTGCGGCTGAGGGAGGAGGACAAGAAGCGCTCTCAGGTTGGCATTCTTCACAGCATCGACCGTGACGGTGCAGTGGCAGTTGGTCTGATAGGAGTGGATACCCCTTGGAAGGGCAATTATTCAGACCTCCAGATGGCTGAAGCCTACTGTGTCGGACAGTTTGTGCGCCTGAAGGCCAGCATTTCAAGCCCAAGGTTCGAATGGCAGCGAAAGCGGGGTGGATTAGCTTCTACTGGCCGAATTTCACAGATACATCCGAACGGGTTGCTCGTCGTGAAATTTCCTGGCAAGTTTAACCTTGGCGAAGTGTGCAGTTGCCTGGCAGACCCCTCCGAGGTGGAGGTGGTGAGCTTTGACAAATGCGAGGGGATTGTGAAGAAGTACGAGCATCTCGAGGACTTCCATTGGGCAGTGAGGCCCCTGTTCGTTGCTATTGGTTTCCTCACGGCGATCAAGCTGGGTGTTTTTGTTGGCAAGAGCATTTCGAGGCCGAGGAGCCGGAAGGTTGCCAGCATCTCTGATCAGAGTGGAGATTAccagcagcagcaccagcagcAGGTAGTCCAACAAAGTGCTAATGCGGCGTGGCTTCCTCCACCAGTTGCAAACATGTTCTTCGGAGATAGTGTTGGGACTTCTGGATAA
- the LOC100192820 gene encoding elongator complex protein 4 isoform X1 codes for MAAAGGRTLGRSSFSRATSNLVASSSGASGVKIGPNGASFVSSGIPDLDRILGGGFLLGSVVMIMEDTDAPHHLLLLRCFMSQGVVHKQPLLFSGAMKEPVLFLGTLPAPVSSSKEDGRHRAMGPAASSDGRANDEGLRIAWQYKKYFGDDKTSRAEHKDNKQEFSNDFDLRKPLERHLLNGQNIECVSTQDADTLSSLQDCCSAFVSKLPRKDGGSSTAGRIAIQSLCAPQCRYFEKDWDMVSFIRSLKAMVRSSNSVAVVTFPSTVLSNSFCKRWQHLADTLLSIKAIPDEDKDLAKLLTGYQDMVGFLHVHKVAQPNSQVPVILEASTLSLKLRKRRSLVLERLNQAPVDGSSGPSSAASSSCSSQGSQLDF; via the exons ATGGCCGCCGCCGGTGGCCGAACCCTTGGCCGGAGCAGCTTCTCCCGCGCCACATCTAACCTGGTGGCGTCCTCATCCGGCGCTTCTGGCGTTAAGATTGGCCCGAACGGTGCTTCTTTCGTCTCCTCGGGCATTCCCGACCTCGACA GGATTTTGGGTGGTGGATTCCTTCTTGGCTCAGTTGTAATGATCATGGAGGACACTGATGCGCCACACCACCTCTTGCTTCTTCGGTGCTTCATGTCTCAGGGTGTTGTGCACAAACAACCCCTGCTCTTTTCAGGAGCTATGAAAGAGCCTGTGTTGTTCCTTGGTACACTACCTGCTCCAGTTTCATCTTCAAAGGAGGATGGACGACACAGAGCAATGGGTCCTGCAGCAAGTAGTGATGGACGAGCAAAT GATGAGGGTTTGAGGATAGCTTGGCAGTACAAGAAATACTTTGGGGATGACAAGACTTCGCGAGCTGAACATAAAG ACAATAAACAGGAATTCAGCAATGATTTTGATTTGAGGAAGCCCTTGGAAAGGCATTTACTTAATGGACAGAATATTGAATGTGTAAGCACTCAAGATGCTGACACACTCAGCAGCCTCCAGGATTGTTGTTCTGCTTTCGTATCCAAGCTTCCAAG AAAAGATGGTGGGAGTTCAACTGCTGGGAGAATTGCTATACAATCACTCTGTGCACCGCAGTGCAGATACTTTGAAAAG GACTGGGACATGGTCTCATTTATCAGATCACTGAAGGCCATGGTGCGCTCATCTAACTCTGTTGCTGTTGTAACATTTCCGAGTACAGTTCTGTCAAATTCGTTCTGTAAGAGATGGCAGCACCTGGCGGATACACTGCTGTCCATCAAAGCAATTCCAG ATGAGGACAAAGACTTGGCAAAACTCCTCACAGGATATCAAGATATGGTTGGTTTTTTGCATGTCCACAAGGTGGCACAACCTAACAGTCAG GTCCCTGTGATCTTAGAGGCATCCACGCTCTCTCTAAAGCTGCGAAAGAGGAGGTCCCTGGTCTTAGAACGGTTGAATCAGGCTCCAGTCGATGGGTCAAGTGGGCCTTCGTCTGCTGCATCAAGCAGTTGCTCATCGCAAGGTTCACAGCTTGATTTCTAA